Proteins encoded by one window of Salmo trutta chromosome 17, fSalTru1.1, whole genome shotgun sequence:
- the LOC115151394 gene encoding zinc finger protein 135-like: MARKFIVPTLKRQDSRPTGKIIHRSDCGKRFTSSAGIKIHQRSHTVEKPYCCTQCGKSFDKSSHLKMHQRTHTGEKPYSCDQCGKSFTQLSHLISHQRIHTAEKPYSCGQCGKSFGQSGNLTVHQRIHTGEKPYSCGQCGKSFTTSGSLTIHQRTHTGEKPYICGQCGKSFTTSGSLTLHQRTHTGEKPYSCGQCGKSFTTSGSLTLHQRTHTGEKPYSCGQCGKSFTTSGYLTIHQRTHTGEKPYSCGQCGKSFTTSGYLTIHQRTHTGEKPYSCGQCGKSFTTSGSLTLHQRTHTGEKPYSCGQCGKSFTTSGYLTLHQRTHTGEKSYSCGQCGKSFTQSSHLISHQRTHTGEKPYRCGQCGKSFAASASLTLHQRIHTGEKPYSCVQCGMSFGRSDHLVSHQRTHTGEKPYSLIAVNILR, encoded by the exons ATGGCTCGAAAATTCATAGTCCCTACGTTAAAG CGTCAAGACTCG agacccacagggaagataaTTCAccgctctgactgtgggaagagattcacctcatcagcaggcattaaaattcatcagagaagccacacagtagagaaaccttattgctgtactcaatgtgggaagagttttgataaatctagccatctgaagatgcaccaaagaacacacacaggagagaaaccttatagctgtgatcaatgtgggaagagttttactcagctaagccaCCTGatttcacaccagagaatacacacagcagaaaaaccttatagctgtggtcaatgtgggaagagttttggtcaatctggcaatcttacagtgcaccagagaatacacacaggagagaaaccttatagctgtggtcaatgtgggaagagttttacaacatctggctctctgacaatacaccagagaacacacacaggagagaaaccttatatctgtggtcaatgtgggaagagttttactacatctggctctctgactctacaccagagaacacacacaggagagaaaccttatagctgtggtcaatgtgggaagagttttacaacatctggctctctgactctacaccagagaacacacacaggagagaaaccttatagctgtggtcaatgtgggaagagttttacaacatctggctatctgactatacaccagagaacacacacaggagagaaaccttatagctgtggtcaatgtgggaagagttttacaacatctggctatctgactatacaccagagaacacacacaggagagaaaccttatagctgtggtcaatgtgggaagagttttacaacatctggctctctgactctacaccagagaacacacacaggagagaaaccttatagctgtggtcaatgtgggaagagttttacaacatctggctatctgactctacaccagagaacacacacaggagagaaatcttatagctgtggtcaatgtgggaagagttttactcagtcaagccatctgatatcacaccagagaacacacacaggagagaaaccttatagatgtggtcaatgtgggaagagttttgctgcatctgcctctctgactctacaccagagaatacacacaggagagaaaccttatagctgtgttcaatgtgggatgagttttggtcgatctgaccatctggtatcacaccagagaacacacacaggagagaaaccttatagccttatagctgtgaacaTTCTCCgataa